From the genome of Mycobacterium dioxanotrophicus, one region includes:
- a CDS encoding SHOCT domain-containing protein codes for MSSRRIAAPMVAAAIVSLVVAVIGFIVAMVLNAFVLDEYDAYGEVPIPGSGTVQLPAGEVTISFHTLTTGSGGGLPVPSLKLRIVPPDGAPEPVVTESPGGTTTVNNDARVRVWVAQVADAGSYQVVTDGDVNGYISPRLAFGHGSQYGWVVWLFVGLFVLGLVELVIALWWSARTAKRPHPVGPQEFPVFGAVDAPTYTPQSYVPAPPSYSPTDQGVRLELLKTLAALRDSGALTDAEFEAEKRRILDG; via the coding sequence GCGATCGTGTCCCTGGTGGTAGCGGTCATCGGGTTCATCGTGGCCATGGTCCTCAACGCGTTCGTGCTCGACGAGTACGACGCATACGGAGAGGTTCCGATCCCGGGATCGGGGACGGTCCAGCTGCCCGCCGGTGAGGTCACCATCAGTTTCCACACGCTCACCACCGGATCGGGCGGGGGCCTGCCCGTGCCGAGTTTGAAGCTACGGATCGTTCCGCCGGACGGGGCGCCCGAGCCGGTCGTCACCGAAAGTCCGGGCGGCACAACGACAGTGAACAATGATGCCCGGGTACGGGTATGGGTGGCCCAGGTGGCCGACGCCGGAAGCTATCAAGTGGTCACCGATGGCGACGTCAACGGATACATCAGCCCACGTCTGGCGTTCGGGCACGGCAGTCAGTATGGCTGGGTGGTGTGGTTGTTCGTCGGGCTGTTCGTGCTCGGACTCGTCGAACTCGTAATCGCCCTGTGGTGGTCGGCGCGGACCGCGAAGCGGCCACACCCCGTCGGTCCGCAGGAATTTCCGGTGTTCGGAGCGGTGGACGCGCCGACGTACACGCCGCAGAGCTACGTTCCCGCGCCGCCGAGTTACTCGCCCACCGATCAGGGCGTGCGCCTCGAACTCCTGAAGACGCTGGCGGCGCTGCGTGATTCGGGTGCACTGACCGACGCCGAGTTCGAGGCCGAGAAGCGCCGCATCCTCGACGGCTGA
- a CDS encoding styrene monooxygenase/indole monooxygenase family protein, with the protein MTTSSGRSAAIIGAGQTGLTAALGLLDNGFDVTVYSDRDQRSLRDSVPATGTALIFGTAQRAEESLGLNTYLATAPTSTGQSVRVVDGSDPARPEEVAFDASFDGFVGVAVDTRLKADDRLTLFQQRGGRFVVETVGPDRLDGIAAGVDLTLVATGRGGLSSLFPTNPERTVYDRPQRRLLALTVTGLPYGPEVFAHRSAAGGRHSAFTVISDQGDSWLGPYLHKDAGPSWAFLGWARPDSDWDRRFAAVDSATSALRTITELHRDYIDWDLPEVSELAVIEDDQHSWLTGGVTQVVRSGVGHTAGGHPVAALGDTAVAFDPIAGQGAQGGLVQAATLVRKASAHDGPFDTAWLTAVFEDFYRHRARAAHLVTRLFLSDPELAEYGGLFFAAASASARFASKLFGLLDDPRPVERLTSQQAAYELIADFAGEPAEAVLGRFVPAGRFDRSRLALRAA; encoded by the coding sequence ATGACGACATCGAGCGGGCGCTCCGCTGCCATCATCGGAGCCGGCCAGACGGGGCTTACCGCGGCACTGGGGTTGTTGGACAACGGTTTTGACGTCACGGTGTACAGCGACCGGGATCAGCGCAGCCTGCGCGACAGCGTGCCTGCGACCGGGACGGCGCTGATCTTCGGCACGGCCCAGCGCGCTGAGGAGAGCCTTGGCCTCAACACCTACCTGGCCACCGCTCCGACCTCGACCGGCCAGAGCGTGCGGGTGGTCGACGGTTCCGATCCGGCTCGTCCCGAGGAGGTCGCGTTCGATGCATCGTTCGACGGCTTCGTCGGGGTCGCGGTCGACACGCGGCTCAAGGCCGACGATCGGCTCACCCTGTTCCAGCAGCGCGGCGGCAGGTTCGTCGTTGAGACGGTCGGCCCGGACCGCCTCGACGGCATCGCCGCCGGCGTCGACCTGACCCTGGTGGCGACGGGCCGCGGTGGGCTCTCGTCACTGTTCCCGACCAACCCCGAGCGCACGGTGTACGACCGTCCGCAGCGCCGACTCCTGGCCCTGACGGTAACCGGGTTGCCCTACGGGCCAGAGGTTTTCGCGCACCGCAGCGCTGCAGGCGGCAGGCACAGCGCCTTCACCGTGATCAGCGATCAGGGCGACTCGTGGTTGGGTCCGTATCTGCACAAGGACGCCGGCCCCTCCTGGGCCTTCCTCGGCTGGGCCCGGCCGGACAGCGACTGGGACCGCCGGTTCGCCGCGGTGGACAGCGCCACATCCGCGCTGCGGACGATCACCGAGTTGCACCGCGACTACATCGACTGGGATCTGCCCGAGGTCAGCGAATTGGCGGTGATCGAGGACGACCAGCATTCGTGGTTGACCGGCGGGGTCACCCAAGTGGTGCGCTCGGGGGTCGGCCACACGGCCGGTGGGCATCCGGTCGCGGCGCTCGGCGACACCGCGGTGGCGTTCGATCCGATTGCCGGGCAGGGCGCACAAGGCGGACTCGTGCAGGCCGCGACACTGGTACGCAAGGCCTCCGCACACGACGGTCCGTTCGACACCGCGTGGCTGACAGCGGTGTTCGAGGACTTCTACCGGCACCGTGCCCGCGCCGCCCATCTGGTCACCCGGCTCTTCCTGTCGGATCCCGAGCTCGCGGAGTACGGCGGACTGTTCTTCGCAGCGGCCAGCGCAAGCGCCCGGTTCGCATCGAAACTCTTTGGTCTGCTGGATGATCCGAGGCCTGTGGAGCGGCTCACGTCCCAGCAAGCGGCGTATGAGCTGATCGCCGATTTTGCCGGGGAACCTGCCGAAGCGGTGCTCGGCCGGTTCGTGCCGGCGGGTCGGTTCGACCGGTCCCGGCTGGCGTTGCGAGCGGCGTGA